AAAAAATGCATCGGATGAAGATGGCCGATTTTAAGGCTAACTTCGCGATGGATATGTAGCTGCTATGACACGCGCCGTTTTTTCTGTGGGGGAATCATCATGGATTCTTCCCGACGGTTAGCCGTGGCTGATGCGATCTCAGGTTCTGTCAGTAGCGCGCGGATAAAATCAGGTGGAGCTGAGACGGCAAAAGCCCCCAGATTGCGAAAGATATTAATCTCTTTTGCCTCGACTCCTACCTGATCAGCGACACGATCCAGCACCTTGTATGTCAATTCTTCGACGCTGGCAGGGGAGAGATTTTTTTCTTTCGGAGTCCGCAGCGTAAAAACGGCCTCGATGAGGCCTTGATCTGAGTTGTGATCATCTAATTGAAGCTTCAGCAATGGATCGGTCTTCACTCGCAGAGTTTTCTTTTGCATAAATCACCTATTGATAAACTGCATGTCAAGCCGGCTCATCGCCCCAAAACAGGGTAAGATCAAGTCGCTGGAGTGCTAGCTGGGACGTTTGAGATTTGACACGCTGAACAGCGCAATCGATAATCTTTTTATGAAACTCGGCGAGGTTATTTTTTTAATAAAAATTCCAGAGCACGCGGAGCTGAGGGGATCCCGCGGCTGCATCGTTCTGGGTCCATTCCTGGCGCGAGTTGACAAGATTTAAAGATTGCGCGTTCGATTTGAGTTTCGGTGGCATTTGGTTTGGCTTGCCAAAGCAAGGCGGCCAATCCAGCGATATGCGGCGTGGCCATAGAAGTTCCATCCATCATCTGGAAACCGCCGCCAGGGCGAGCGGAAATGATGTCCACCCCCGGAGCAACGACATCAGGCACGATGGGATCGGTTTTCCTTTTGAACCGCTGGCTGGACGAAAAATCGGCCACCCGTCCTTTGTTATCACAAGCGCCCACCGAAAGCGCTTGCCAATAATTGCCCGGTGATCGGCTGGTCCCAGGCCCTTCATTCCCCACTGCAAAGACTGGCAAAATATTGAGTCGACGCAATAGACGGGTTAATGGCAGAAAATCTTGCCACCAGCCACGAAACCCCAAAGACATATTAAGGATTTTCACTCCTTGGCCGACTGCCCAGTCCATCCCACCAAGCACGCGAGCCACGACATCACCACCCTCGATGACCACTGCGCAGGCGAGTTTCGCTTCTGGGGCAACACCAACCGAACGGCCGCGATATGGTCGTCCTGCAATGGTGGCTGCGGTATGAGTGCCGTGATCATCACTATCGAACGGTTTCGGCGTGGGGTGTACCTCTCTGCCCAATCGATCGAACTCAGCAAACGCAGCAATTGCCCCATTAAATACTGGATGATCGCCATCCACCCCAGTGTCCAGATGGCCGACGAGCACGCCCTTGCCAGTATAACCTGCATCCCAGAGTTCTGGCACACCCAACGCCTTGATTCCCCAGGTGATTTCGCTGCTGAGTTGAGCGGTAGCCGTGCGGATCGGTCGAATGAGGCTCAACGGCGGAGCTCCAGAGATATTCGCGACCACATCCCGCTCTTTGCGCAGCCGCGACAGCCCATGGGAATCCACAGTACCAAACAAAATCCCCAGATGAGGATAATAGCGCACCGGCGATAATTCCTCACCTTTCTCGAGCGAACTTGCAGCTAACGCTGCTACCTGGCTTAAATGCGAGCTGACAAAATGTTTCCCTATTTCTGTCTCGATTCGTTTGGGGTCTTCTTTGGCAACGGATTCCTTCAAAATCACAATCACCTTGGCAACTCCAGAAGCACGCAATTCCTGGGAGATCTGGGCACTCATAATTATTTTTCCTTATGTTCGACCTGAGAATTTCGATTTCTGAAACAACAAGCAACTGGTCTCATCCGATGCAGCTTACTGGTTGGATGGCTGTCCCATCCGAGCATCGCAATCCTTCTGAACGCATATTTCACATGGACTACAATAGCAAGTCGCCGAGCAACCCTCAACCGATTGTGGAATTTTCAATATCGCAGTTATATAATACACAAATTATTTGGCTTTGTCAATAAAAAATTTTCGTTAAAAATTCACAGTCGTTTGGCCATAGAACCAAAATGAAGGATCTGCGCCCTTCCAATCTTTAAAGACTTTTCCAGGCATGAAAATCGAACTGCCAGCAGTGAAATTGAGATTCTTCATATAATCAAAGCTGAAAGTGAAATCGAATTCGGCACCCAGCTCTTTAGAAGCCGAGCCATCTTTAACGAGGGCGCTTTGCGATAGCCGAAAATAATGGAAATCGCCACCCAGGGAGATCTTTTCAAAAGGTGAAAATTTGCCTTTTGCCATGATATCGGTCAGACCGAGATTCCTGGTGTGCTTGGGTATATCGGTAAAATAATCCATGTAACCAAAGAACTTGTGTTTGGCGGGATAGAGGGTATTGAAGCATTCATATTTACTTGTGCTGGCCTTATCGCCCGAAAGATAATCAGCGCCGAAGAATAATTGATTTTTAGCATTAGCACCAAAATCAAAGCTGAGCCCGCCGCTCAAATAAAAAGCGAAAATATCTCGGATAAAATCCATTTTTCCGGTCTGAAAGTTTGCCTCTGCTTCTAGGTTAAATTGTTCCCACGTGTCTTCAATTCGGGCGCCGATGGTCGAGCGCTTAAATTTGGAATCCCTTTTGGCATTTTGCTGTTTGTCTTCATCGGACAACAGATAGATATGGAATAGCGGCGAATTGGGGCGATGAATTTTCACCCAGATGCCGCTGAGAGTCTGATCACCATTGAGAGAATCTGGGGCTTGAAAGGACTCGGCCAAAGTAGATTCAATGAAATCGATCTGGAAGGTTTTGAAATTCAGTGTCATCACGCTGCCATTGAACGCCCGTCCAATATTGCTCCAGCTATTTACCCCGATCAACCGCTGGGCGCCGTAGGCCAACTCCATGCGGCCAAATTTATAATTAAGCCAAGGGAAAAACAGCCGATTGATCTGAAAATACCCTTGATGCAGGTCTACATTGCGGATAGAGGTTAATGTGCCAGTGGCTCCCTCTTGTCCTTCCTCGCCGAAGGTCCGGGAGTCCTGTAATTGAGCGAAAACGATCAGTTTGTCCGAGTAGGTAAATTTCAAATTCAATCGGGTGCGCATGAGGGTGAAATCGATTGCATCAGTATCGGTATTGAAATCCTTATTTTCATTCTCAGCCCGCAACCGAAGCTGTCCTGCGGCCTCGAATTTTCTTTCATCAGATTGGGCGTAGATCGTGAGAGAAAAAATGAACAAAAGAGCCAAAGAAAAGATGATAGAGCTGGAAAGTTTATGCATCGATGGTCTCCTGTTTTAGAGGTTCTTTAATACAATTCAAATAGCCGAGTGAATTTTTACCCCAGCAGTCGGACATTACATACGTTTTTTATTCCGTTGGTTCTGTCTATCGATTGGAAAAAAGATATATCATCCTGGTCAATGAATCGTATTTAAAATTTTTCCAAAGGGTCAAAACCACCCAACGGATGCTTTTTTCTGCTGATGATGATGCAATATGGCAAATTGCGTTAAGTTAGCTGATCTCACCGGCGATATAGGCCTTGGTCTTTTCATTTTTGGGCGAGTTGAAAAATTGTTCTGCAGGGCCATGTTCCACCAATTCCCCCAAATAGAAAAATAGGACATAATCGGCAATGCGACGCGCCTGGCGGAGAATATGCGTAACGACCACTATGGTATATCGCTTTTTTAGCAATTGAAATTGCTGTTCGATAAGTCGAGCTGAAATCGGGTCGAGAGCCGAGGTGGGTTCATCGGCTAGAATTACCTTTGGCTCGACAGCCAGGGCACGCGCCAATGCCAGTCGTTGTTGCTGACCAACGGAAAGTTTGGCTGCTGGCGAATGCAACCGATCTTTCAGTTCGTCCCATAAGCCGGCCAGCCGCAAGTAGGCTTCGACCAGTCGGGCCATCTGGCCATTTTTGGGCTTGCCATTGCCCAAATCGCTCAGAACATCGGACGAAAATCCGTTGACTGAACCGTTCATTTCAAGGCTTTTAATCTGCTGGGCCAGTTGCGCTCCATTCATTCTGTGAATTCGCGGACCAAAAGTAATATTATCGTAAATTGACATGGGCAGTGGAAAAGGTCGCTGCGACAAAAAACCGACCTTTTTTCGCAAACTTAGCACATCGGCATGAGGATCGTAAATATTCTCTCCATCGATCAATACTTCTCCTTCTACCTTGACGTCGTCGCATAGATCAATGAGTCGGTTCAGGCTTTTGAGAAAAGTAGTTTTGCCACAGCCCGATGGACCGATGATGGCCGTTATCTGCCCATCAGGGATATCGACACTGATGTTTTTTAGAGCATTGTGATTCCCATAAATAATTCTCAGGTTTTTGACGCTAATGTGCGACATAATTTACTCCAATTTGAAGGTTGACGAAATTTTTGCCGAATCCATTTCAATAATCAACAAAAATTCAAACCATGCTTCGCTGCAATGAGCAATTCAAGGTTCGAGTTTGAAAGTATCACTGGGACTAATCAGAATAATAAGCCGACTGGATAATTAAATCAAGATGGAAACATTGCTCTCCTCTTCATATGCAGTTGATCCTCTCAAATTAGCTACGATGTTGCCATTTTCATGGTGAATTATTTAATGATGTTTTTTGAATATCGAGCATTCAATAGTCTGGCGATCAGGCTGACAACTAAGACGATAATCAATAAAATTAGAGCTGAAGCATACGCCCGCTGCTGGACCTCGGGGATTGGAGTGCCAATTTGGAAAAAGACCGCCAGCGGCAGCGATGCGACCGGGTCGAACAGCGATCTGGGAATATAATCAGTATAGCCGGCGGTGAATAAAATGGAGGCTGCATCGCCGATGCCCCGACCGAAGGCCAACATTACGCCAGTGATCATCCCAGGCAGCGCTTGACGCAGTACAACAGCCAGCGTAGTCTCCAATCGGGTGATTCCCAGGGCATAGGCGGTCTCCTTCAACTCGATGGGGATCATGCGGATTACCTCCTCCATAGAGCGGGTCATGATGGGCAGCATTAAAAAAGACAGAGCAATGATGCCGCCGAGCAGCGAAGCCCGCAGGCCGAGGTACATCATAATGACAAAACCGAAGGCACCATAAACGATAGATGGAATGCCCCACAGTACATCCAGTGACAGGCGAGTCAAATTGGCCAGACGACTCCCAGTGTATTCTTTCTGCAACGCAAAGGCAATGGGGAGGCTCACCAGCGCCGAGAGAACGGTAGCACCAATTGCCAGACAAAATGAACCGATAATGGCATTAAGGATGCCCCCTTCCTTGCCTAGATAGAAGCCACCTTTGGGTGTTTGCGTGAGCATTGCGAGGCTGAGCGAAGATGCCCCTCGAACAACAACCACGAGCACAATACCTGATAAAATTAACAACACCAGAGCCAGCGATCCGAGCATTAGAGCTTTGAAGATTTTTTCTTCCAATTTTCTGCGCTTCATCTATTGCGATTTCCTTTCCATTCTTAACAGCGTAAAATGCGCACCCAGATTGAAAATTGTCACGATGACCAACAAAATCAGCGCCGCCAGCATTAGCGCGGCATCGTACAGCGGGATCGACATCATTTCGCCGTAATTATTGGCAATCAATGCTGGCAATGGATAGGCTGGATCGAATAATGATTTAGGGACTTTGGCCACGTTACCGACCACCATGAGCACGGCCATAGTTTCGCCGATGGCACGAGCAAATCCCAGAACAATAGCTGCCATCACCCCACGCCGAGCGGCTTTAAGCACCACGTGCTTTACCGTCTCCCAACGGGTCGCGCCAAGCGATAGCGAGGCTTCATGAGCCTCGATCGGAACAGTTAAGAAAACTTCTGTTGCCACAGAGATGATAAATGGAAATACCATAATCGCAAGAACAATGGCACCTGAAAGCAAGTTATAGCCAGATGTTATGTGACCAGTTACCTGACCCAGCCAACGAACCAAGGGCACAATGACGATAACCCCCCAGAGGCCATAAATCACCGAAGGAATTCCAGCCAAAACGTCAATCACTGGGCGTAACAACTCCCTCAAGCGACGAGGCGCATATTCGGCCAAATAAATGGCGCTTAGCAAACAGATGG
The DNA window shown above is from candidate division KSB1 bacterium and carries:
- a CDS encoding S8 family serine peptidase is translated as MSAQISQELRASGVAKVIVILKESVAKEDPKRIETEIGKHFVSSHLSQVAALAASSLEKGEELSPVRYYPHLGILFGTVDSHGLSRLRKERDVVANISGAPPLSLIRPIRTATAQLSSEITWGIKALGVPELWDAGYTGKGVLVGHLDTGVDGDHPVFNGAIAAFAEFDRLGREVHPTPKPFDSDDHGTHTAATIAGRPYRGRSVGVAPEAKLACAVVIEGGDVVARVLGGMDWAVGQGVKILNMSLGFRGWWQDFLPLTRLLRRLNILPVFAVGNEGPGTSRSPGNYWQALSVGACDNKGRVADFSSSQRFKRKTDPIVPDVVAPGVDIISARPGGGFQMMDGTSMATPHIAGLAALLWQAKPNATETQIERAIFKSCQLAPGMDPERCSRGIPSAPRALEFLLKK
- a CDS encoding alginate export family protein, encoding MHKLSSSIIFSLALLFIFSLTIYAQSDERKFEAAGQLRLRAENENKDFNTDTDAIDFTLMRTRLNLKFTYSDKLIVFAQLQDSRTFGEEGQEGATGTLTSIRNVDLHQGYFQINRLFFPWLNYKFGRMELAYGAQRLIGVNSWSNIGRAFNGSVMTLNFKTFQIDFIESTLAESFQAPDSLNGDQTLSGIWVKIHRPNSPLFHIYLLSDEDKQQNAKRDSKFKRSTIGARIEDTWEQFNLEAEANFQTGKMDFIRDIFAFYLSGGLSFDFGANAKNQLFFGADYLSGDKASTSKYECFNTLYPAKHKFFGYMDYFTDIPKHTRNLGLTDIMAKGKFSPFEKISLGGDFHYFRLSQSALVKDGSASKELGAEFDFTFSFDYMKNLNFTAGSSIFMPGKVFKDWKGADPSFWFYGQTTVNF
- a CDS encoding phosphate ABC transporter ATP-binding protein, translating into MSHISVKNLRIIYGNHNALKNISVDIPDGQITAIIGPSGCGKTTFLKSLNRLIDLCDDVKVEGEVLIDGENIYDPHADVLSLRKKVGFLSQRPFPLPMSIYDNITFGPRIHRMNGAQLAQQIKSLEMNGSVNGFSSDVLSDLGNGKPKNGQMARLVEAYLRLAGLWDELKDRLHSPAAKLSVGQQQRLALARALAVEPKVILADEPTSALDPISARLIEQQFQLLKKRYTIVVVTHILRQARRIADYVLFFYLGELVEHGPAEQFFNSPKNEKTKAYIAGEIS
- the pstA gene encoding phosphate ABC transporter permease PstA; translation: MKRRKLEEKIFKALMLGSLALVLLILSGIVLVVVVRGASSLSLAMLTQTPKGGFYLGKEGGILNAIIGSFCLAIGATVLSALVSLPIAFALQKEYTGSRLANLTRLSLDVLWGIPSIVYGAFGFVIMMYLGLRASLLGGIIALSFLMLPIMTRSMEEVIRMIPIELKETAYALGITRLETTLAVVLRQALPGMITGVMLAFGRGIGDAASILFTAGYTDYIPRSLFDPVASLPLAVFFQIGTPIPEVQQRAYASALILLIIVLVVSLIARLLNARYSKNIIK
- the pstC gene encoding phosphate ABC transporter permease subunit PstC; this translates as MQWRRLKDAFATNSFRIILSLTNSIIFIIAIGLFIKGKPILFQKSISELLVSSIWQPLKGHFGFLPFIIGTIAVTAFAMTLAVPICLLSAIYLAEYAPRRLRELLRPVIDVLAGIPSVIYGLWGVIVIVPLVRWLGQVTGHITSGYNLLSGAIVLAIMVFPFIISVATEVFLTVPIEAHEASLSLGATRWETVKHVVLKAARRGVMAAIVLGFARAIGETMAVLMVVGNVAKVPKSLFDPAYPLPALIANNYGEMMSIPLYDAALMLAALILLVIVTIFNLGAHFTLLRMERKSQ